A DNA window from Macadamia integrifolia cultivar HAES 741 chromosome 4, SCU_Mint_v3, whole genome shotgun sequence contains the following coding sequences:
- the LOC122076158 gene encoding uncharacterized protein At3g17950-like, translating into MLDPEHELLPPSSPTISSVSSSDLDTESTGSFFHDRSTSLGTLMGVSFPEIIARVPSENNVGAAIVGGGGGGAAAAADDRRGRGKSKRVVATAAAAGERKRRRTRRRWWNLCRDDSAKPASLADFLEVERRFGDEAFYGEAAELETVVTPSFGPGNGRLLFADGRVLPPSQGEAPPPTAGARYSLPVLLTGICTGGGE; encoded by the exons atGTTGGATCCAGAGCACGAGTTGCTTCCACCGTCGTCTCCAACCATCTCTTCGGTTTCTTCATCTGACCTTGACACTGAG TCAACAGGGTCGTTTTTCCATGATCGGAGTACGAGTTTGGGTACATTAATGGGAGTAAGTTTCCCGGAAATTATTGCCAGAGTTCCTTCAGAGAACAACGTCGGCGCTGCCATtgtcggtggtggtggtggtggtgccgCCGCTGCTGCTGACGACCGCCGTGGTAGAGGGAAAAGTAAGAGGGTAGTGGCAACGGCTGCGGCAGCAGgtgagaggaagaggaggaggacgAGGAGACGGTGGTGGAATCTGTGTAGAGACGATTCGGCGAAGCCTGCCTCGTTGGCTGACTTCCTTGAGGTTGAACGCAGATTTGGGGATGAGGCCTTTTACGGTGAAGCGGCGGAACTTGAAACTGTGGTGACTCCGTCGTTTGGTCCAGGGAATGGACGGCTCTTGTTCGCTGATGGTAGGGTCCTTCCTCCGTCACAGGGAGAGGCGCCACCCCCCACCGCTGGCGCTCGTTATAGTCTCCCGGTGTTGCTTACTGGAATATGTACCGGCGGTGGAGAGTAA
- the LOC122076247 gene encoding cytochrome P450 CYP82D47-like, translated as MGYVPAPPYKISGGFWAWAYQPNPSASIRSQKIFHSSRHQNLSEWGQEFETKLNSIKDLYRMKNNRNQIKVEMNQLFGDLSMNIVLKMVVGKRYSSFVDGENNEEVQRIQRLIVDFFKYIGVSVASDVLPSSLSGFDWDGQQRAMKKISKEMDVLAESWLQEHRKKRVSEKTTDGDQ; from the coding sequence ATGGGCTACGTTCCTGCACCCCCATACAAGATTAGTGGTGGGTTCTGGGCTTGGGCTTATcaacccaacccctctgcttcaatcagatctcaaaaaattttccattcgagTCGCCACCAAAATTTGTCGGAGtggggtcaagaattcgagacaaaacTTAACAGTATTAAGGATCTATATCGGATGAAAAACAATAGGAATCAGATTAAGGTGGAAATGAATCAATTGTTTGGAGATCTAAGCATGAATATTGTTCTTAAGATGGTTGTGGGTAAACGATATTCCAGTTTTGTCGATGGTGAGAACAATGAAGAGGTCCAGAGGATCCAAAGACTCATAGTTGATTTCTTTAAATATATAGGTGTCTCAGTTGCATCAGATGTGCTTCCCAGCTCCCTATCAGGGTTTGATTGGGATGGGCAACAAAGGGCAATGAAGAAAATTTCTAAAGAGATGGACGTGCTCGCTGAGAGCTGGCTTCAAGAACATAGGAAAAAGAGAGTATCTGAGAAGACTACTGATGGTGATCAGTAG